In the Campylobacter showae genome, one interval contains:
- the pglA gene encoding N,N'-diacetylbacillosaminyl-diphospho-undecaprenol alpha-1,3-N-acetylgalactosaminyltransferase: protein MAKFGFLSHADMSIYFFRAPIMRELKRLGHEVFAIAPKGDYTDRLKSEFNCVTYELDRASLNPLTVLENSKKLAVILRGLNLDLLQTSAHKSNVFGTFAAKKAGIKRVINLVEGLGSFYIDNDLKTRLVRAAIETLYKKALKMSDGCVFVNEADPAYFLARGLIAEEKIFKIKSVGVDTLKFDESSVPAANLGEDLRGKKIVLMIARAMWHKGVREFYEAAELLREREDCAFVFAGEGFEGNKSTADAKFLTGGAVRYLSARDDVPQLLKASYLLALPSYKEGFPRTVLEAMSMGRAVVASDVAGCNEAVTNGFNGLLCEAKNSADLAAKIEILLNDENLAAQMGRNGRELAVREFDERAVARKYIEIYRKFIDV, encoded by the coding sequence ATGGCTAAATTTGGATTTTTAAGTCACGCCGATATGAGCATTTACTTTTTCCGCGCTCCGATAATGCGCGAGCTAAAGCGGCTCGGGCACGAGGTTTTCGCTATCGCCCCAAAGGGCGACTACACGGATAGGCTAAAAAGCGAGTTTAACTGCGTGACATACGAGCTTGATCGCGCGAGCCTAAATCCTCTAACCGTGCTTGAAAACTCAAAAAAGCTAGCCGTTATTTTGCGCGGGCTAAATTTAGACCTGCTGCAAACCTCGGCGCACAAGTCAAACGTATTTGGCACCTTTGCGGCTAAAAAAGCGGGCATAAAGCGCGTGATAAATTTAGTTGAGGGGCTGGGCAGCTTTTATATCGATAACGACTTAAAAACCCGTCTGGTGCGCGCCGCGATCGAGACGCTTTATAAAAAAGCGCTAAAGATGAGCGACGGCTGCGTCTTCGTAAACGAGGCAGATCCGGCGTATTTTCTAGCTCGCGGGCTGATTGCCGAAGAGAAAATTTTTAAGATAAAAAGCGTGGGCGTGGATACACTCAAATTTGACGAAAGTAGCGTGCCGGCCGCAAATTTAGGCGAGGATCTGCGCGGCAAAAAAATCGTGCTTATGATAGCGCGCGCGATGTGGCACAAGGGCGTGCGCGAGTTTTACGAGGCGGCAGAGCTTTTACGCGAGCGCGAGGACTGCGCGTTCGTCTTTGCGGGCGAAGGGTTTGAAGGAAACAAAAGTACGGCGGACGCTAAGTTTTTAACGGGCGGCGCCGTGCGGTATCTGAGCGCTAGAGACGACGTGCCCCAGCTTTTAAAGGCTAGCTATCTACTCGCGCTTCCAAGCTACAAAGAGGGCTTTCCGCGTACGGTTTTAGAGGCGATGAGTATGGGCAGGGCAGTCGTGGCTAGCGACGTGGCCGGCTGCAACGAGGCTGTAACGAACGGCTTTAACGGCCTGCTGTGCGAGGCGAAAAACTCGGCCGATCTAGCCGCAAAGATAGAAATTTTACTAAACGACGAAAATTTGGCCGCACAGATGGGGCGAAACGGGCGGGAGCTTGCGGTGCGCGAGTTTGACGAGCGAGCGGTCGCTAGGAAATATATAGAAATTTATAGGAAATTTATCGATGTATAG
- the pglC gene encoding undecaprenyl phosphate N,N'-diacetylbacillosamine 1-phosphate transferase: protein MYRAFFKRLLDICGAIFLIVLTLPIMAVVAVLIYFKVSKDVIFTQARPGLHAKIFKIYKFKTMSDERGADGELLPDEMRLNGIGKTIRSLSLDELPQLFNVLKGDMSFIGPRPLLVEYLPLYDAEQATRHDVRPGITGLAQVNGRNAISWAEKFKFDARYVRELSFALDVKIAILTVQKVLKRSGVSKEGMATTEKFNGRN from the coding sequence ATGTATAGGGCATTTTTTAAGAGATTACTGGATATTTGCGGCGCGATTTTTCTCATAGTTTTGACGCTGCCGATTATGGCGGTCGTCGCGGTTTTGATCTATTTTAAGGTTAGTAAGGACGTCATTTTTACGCAGGCGCGCCCGGGTTTGCACGCTAAAATTTTTAAAATTTACAAATTTAAAACGATGAGCGACGAGCGCGGCGCGGACGGCGAGCTGCTACCCGACGAGATGCGCCTAAACGGTATCGGCAAGACTATCCGAAGCCTCAGTCTTGACGAGCTGCCGCAGCTTTTTAACGTGCTAAAAGGTGATATGAGCTTCATCGGGCCTCGTCCGCTTCTGGTCGAGTATCTGCCTCTTTACGACGCCGAGCAGGCGACCCGCCACGACGTGAGACCCGGCATCACGGGGCTAGCGCAGGTAAACGGCCGCAACGCGATCAGCTGGGCGGAGAAGTTTAAATTTGACGCTAGGTACGTCCGCGAGCTTAGCTTTGCGCTGGATGTTAAAATCGCTATTTTAACGGTGCAAAAGGTGCTAAAACGAAGCGGCGTGAGCAAAGAAGGCATGGCCACGACGGAGAAATTTAATGGCCGCAACTAA